In Alkalihalobacillus sp. TS-13, the following are encoded in one genomic region:
- a CDS encoding aldehyde dehydrogenase family protein: protein MELSKLFINGKWVPPLSNEYFDAINPATNEVIGKIPSGNRGDAVRAVDRAFEAKKIIQSMSVFERSNLLRNIAEEIESKKETLAHILTLDQGKPFYSESIKEVESVIRGFQEASEQIKWLETSVIPFFQCSDTF from the coding sequence ATGGAACTTTCAAAGCTGTTTATTAATGGGAAATGGGTACCTCCCTTAAGTAATGAATATTTTGATGCGATTAATCCTGCCACAAATGAAGTGATTGGAAAAATCCCATCAGGCAATAGGGGGGATGCCGTTAGGGCTGTAGATAGAGCATTTGAGGCAAAAAAAATAATTCAATCTATGTCCGTATTTGAACGGTCTAACCTTTTAAGAAATATTGCAGAAGAAATAGAAAGTAAAAAGGAAACATTAGCTCATATTCTAACTTTAGATCAGGGGAAACCCTTTTATAGTGAATCTATAAAAGAAGTTGAATCTGTTATTAGAGGTTTTCAAGAGGCCTCAGAGCAAATAAAGTGGTTAGAAACATCGGTTATCCCCTTTTTTCAGTGCTCTGACACTTTTTAA
- a CDS encoding TAXI family TRAP transporter solute-binding subunit — translation MKKLYRVFLIVALIVLSACTAPQNNTTSGDENNKGNGAEDANGKTSQSQTVNQPTNLTWAAGSLGGGWYSMAGGIGSMIKQNNSNLNIKVIPGGSLQNIPFLENGQAQIAWEQPAFVMAAVNGEDPFKKKYPDIVALGNGFGVNYFHFAVGEDTNIDSIDEIFENKMPIKIAVTPVNNSDEWVFKKFLSYYGVSYEDIESWGGKIFHGSYTEQAEQFKNGNVDAMFTQLAIPGSAITDASNGRNMKILTMSNELIDHLSEFAIGKGEIPAGTYPEAVNGDEAIQTAVMGNILVTNKNASEDVIYEITKIVNENKEKLPNIHASLEAYSTEQAIKDLGTTLHPGAEKYYKEIGVIK, via the coding sequence ATGAAAAAGCTTTATAGGGTATTTCTTATTGTAGCTCTAATTGTATTATCTGCTTGTACTGCTCCTCAAAATAACACCACTAGTGGGGATGAAAATAATAAGGGAAATGGGGCAGAAGATGCAAATGGGAAAACTTCTCAAAGCCAGACAGTGAATCAACCAACAAATTTAACATGGGCAGCTGGTTCTTTAGGGGGTGGTTGGTATAGCATGGCTGGCGGTATTGGATCAATGATAAAACAAAATAACTCAAACCTAAACATAAAGGTTATCCCTGGAGGAAGTCTGCAAAATATACCTTTTTTAGAAAATGGACAAGCACAGATAGCATGGGAGCAACCAGCTTTTGTTATGGCTGCTGTTAATGGAGAAGATCCTTTTAAGAAAAAATATCCAGATATTGTTGCCCTAGGAAATGGATTTGGAGTCAACTATTTTCATTTTGCAGTAGGGGAAGATACGAATATTGATTCAATTGATGAAATCTTTGAGAATAAAATGCCGATAAAGATTGCAGTGACACCGGTTAATAATTCTGATGAATGGGTATTTAAAAAGTTTTTAAGTTATTATGGTGTATCTTATGAAGATATTGAATCATGGGGCGGTAAGATATTCCATGGGAGTTACACAGAACAAGCTGAGCAATTTAAAAATGGTAATGTCGATGCTATGTTTACTCAGTTAGCCATCCCTGGTTCCGCAATAACTGATGCCTCTAATGGTAGAAACATGAAGATTTTAACTATGTCAAATGAATTAATTGATCATCTTTCAGAATTTGCGATTGGCAAAGGGGAGATCCCAGCAGGTACCTACCCCGAGGCAGTTAATGGTGATGAAGCTATTCAAACGGCAGTCATGGGGAACATTTTAGTGACAAATAAAAATGCTTCTGAAGATGTTATTTATGAAATAACGAAAATTGTTAATGAAAATAAGGAGAAACTCCCCAATATTCATGCGAGTTTAGAAGCGTATAGTACTGAACAGGCTATAAAGGATCTTGGAACTACCTTACATCCAGGTGCAGAAAAATATTATAAGGAAATCGGCGTAATTAAATAA
- a CDS encoding GntR family transcriptional regulator, translated as MTDIFQSTQPIYSQLADKINRQILSRELKPGDKLPSVRELALQVNVNPNTVQRTYRELEGMKIVESKRGQGTFVTEDQEILKTMRERLKKDEISQFVKGMHAMGYTDEEIEAGLHRFLHNKKGDQI; from the coding sequence ATGACGGACATTTTTCAATCGACACAACCGATCTACAGTCAACTAGCCGACAAAATCAATCGGCAAATCTTAAGTAGAGAACTAAAACCTGGTGACAAACTTCCTTCTGTACGGGAACTGGCTCTCCAGGTCAATGTGAATCCAAATACAGTCCAAAGAACCTATCGGGAGCTGGAGGGGATGAAAATCGTGGAGTCAAAACGAGGTCAAGGAACATTTGTAACAGAGGATCAAGAGATCTTAAAAACCATGAGAGAACGGCTTAAGAAAGATGAAATTTCCCAGTTTGTCAAAGGAATGCATGCAATGGGTTATACAGATGAAGAAATCGAGGCTGGGCTCCATCGTTTTCTCCATAATAAGAAGGGAGATCAGATATGA
- a CDS encoding enoyl-CoA hydratase/isomerase family protein, producing MNYQTILYEVSQNILTITINRPKTYNALSTSTKDELSNAFQRGNEDKNVKAIIIKGVGDKAFCSGQDLKESQHVSKETADKWVDEFDKLYRIIRKVEKPIIASINGFSTGSGLQLALLADIRISKKSAKYGMTEINVGLPCVIGSTMFWEVMGKSRTIDLILTGRLIKADEAREYGLITRVVDDEKLESETLKLANELASKPPVALAINKRRFNQISEYNFNSCMEYAIEAHTLGYQSGEPQKMMKEFFEKRSS from the coding sequence ATGAACTATCAAACTATTCTTTACGAAGTAAGCCAAAATATATTGACGATCACTATTAATAGACCGAAGACTTATAATGCGCTAAGTACTTCTACAAAAGATGAGTTATCTAATGCCTTTCAAAGAGGAAATGAAGATAAAAATGTTAAAGCTATCATTATTAAGGGTGTAGGGGATAAAGCCTTTTGTTCAGGACAAGACCTAAAAGAAAGCCAACATGTAAGTAAAGAAACTGCGGATAAGTGGGTAGATGAGTTCGATAAATTATATAGGATAATTCGAAAGGTTGAAAAGCCTATTATAGCCTCAATAAATGGTTTTTCTACAGGCTCGGGTCTTCAACTTGCACTATTAGCCGATATTCGCATTTCTAAAAAAAGTGCTAAGTATGGTATGACAGAAATAAATGTAGGGTTACCTTGTGTTATTGGTAGTACCATGTTTTGGGAAGTGATGGGGAAATCCCGGACGATTGATCTTATTTTAACTGGAAGGTTAATTAAAGCGGATGAAGCTAGGGAATATGGTTTGATTACAAGAGTTGTTGATGATGAAAAACTGGAAAGTGAAACATTGAAACTAGCTAATGAACTGGCGTCTAAGCCCCCTGTGGCACTAGCAATTAATAAAAGACGTTTTAATCAAATAAGTGAATACAATTTTAATTCGTGTATGGAATATGCCATTGAAGCCCACACATTAGGGTATCAATCCGGTGAGCCACAAAAGATGATGAAGGAATTTTTCGAAAAACGCTCTTCTTGA
- the solA gene encoding N-methyl-L-tryptophan oxidase, whose protein sequence is MQADVAVIGVGTMGSMALWQLAKRGISVLGFEQYGVGNDRSAAGGESRLFRTAYMEGQEYVPLLQEARHLWKELESEAGTSLLTLNGGLMIGNPNTEVMKNVLKSIEVFNLEHEILDGKYAEQRYPQHRLFSEDIMILDKNAGFLRPELAVISAADRAECLGAKIYRYTRVKDIQSDKLGVTIATDEEEYRVGKVLITTGPWTGKFLPGSKQVYEARRLVLTWFSAKDIEMFKPDRFPIFARMRKGFRLTGTPTLDGTMVKASNTKDPDYVEEPANLNRDVKVDELRTVSDAVRELIPGLQPDPVRASVYMDSYSPDDHSVIGSVPGMENVLIASGFSGHGFKMSPVIGKITTELLIDGKTSYPINHLSPNRFFQNVSST, encoded by the coding sequence ATGCAGGCCGATGTGGCAGTAATTGGAGTAGGTACAATGGGAAGTATGGCACTATGGCAACTTGCTAAAAGGGGGATTTCCGTTTTAGGTTTTGAACAATACGGTGTTGGAAATGATCGTTCTGCTGCAGGGGGAGAGTCAAGACTTTTCAGAACTGCCTATATGGAAGGACAGGAATATGTCCCCTTACTACAAGAAGCACGTCATCTTTGGAAAGAACTCGAATCTGAAGCCGGCACAAGCCTTTTAACATTAAATGGCGGTCTGATGATTGGAAATCCAAACACAGAAGTAATGAAGAATGTATTAAAAAGTATTGAAGTATTCAATCTGGAACATGAAATTCTCGATGGAAAATATGCAGAACAACGTTACCCTCAACATCGATTATTTAGTGAAGACATTATGATATTAGACAAAAATGCTGGCTTTTTACGACCGGAACTTGCAGTCATTTCAGCAGCGGACCGGGCGGAATGTTTAGGTGCAAAAATATACCGATATACAAGAGTTAAGGATATCCAATCTGATAAATTAGGTGTTACGATTGCGACAGATGAGGAAGAATATCGAGTTGGAAAAGTTTTGATAACAACCGGACCATGGACAGGGAAGTTTTTGCCTGGATCCAAACAGGTATATGAAGCACGGCGTCTTGTATTGACATGGTTTTCAGCAAAGGATATCGAGATGTTCAAGCCTGATCGATTCCCGATTTTTGCTCGTATGAGGAAAGGTTTTAGATTGACAGGAACACCGACACTTGATGGTACGATGGTAAAAGCCTCTAACACTAAGGACCCTGATTACGTTGAAGAACCTGCGAATTTAAATAGGGATGTTAAAGTCGATGAATTAAGGACAGTAAGTGATGCTGTCAGGGAACTGATTCCTGGCCTACAACCCGACCCAGTCCGAGCAAGTGTGTATATGGATAGCTATTCACCTGACGATCATTCTGTTATAGGTTCTGTACCAGGTATGGAAAACGTTCTGATTGCAAGTGGATTCTCAGGACATGGGTTTAAAATGTCACCTGTTATCGGAAAAATAACCACAGAATTATTAATTGATGGAAAAACGAGTTACCCTATAAATCACCTAAGTCCGAATCGTTTTTTTCAAAATGTCTCATCAACTTAA
- a CDS encoding glycine/sarcosine/betaine reductase selenoprotein B family protein encodes MGKIHSSSKVGIGKRLIFNLAQSKLINRLAEKYPGFIDRVSVKLGRDWHGEIPWTPLKKPVEESRVALVTSGGIILKSQSPFDLSDPKGDCSYRIIPSDASPDETVISHLFYDHSDVKIDLEVMFPLDTLHRLEQEGKIGSVAPRHISFQGGIHDPTPLVEKTAPEAVRSLREDQVDLAILTPA; translated from the coding sequence ATGGGAAAAATACATTCTTCTTCAAAAGTTGGAATTGGCAAAAGACTCATATTTAATCTTGCCCAATCAAAATTAATCAATAGACTGGCGGAAAAATATCCGGGCTTCATAGATCGGGTCAGCGTGAAATTGGGCAGGGACTGGCATGGGGAAATACCTTGGACTCCTTTGAAAAAGCCTGTTGAGGAAAGTCGGGTTGCACTTGTCACCTCCGGGGGGATTATCCTAAAAAGCCAGTCACCCTTTGATTTGAGTGACCCCAAAGGGGATTGCTCCTATCGTATCATCCCTTCCGACGCATCTCCCGATGAAACGGTGATCAGTCATTTATTTTATGATCATAGTGATGTAAAAATTGATTTGGAGGTCATGTTTCCCTTGGACACTCTTCACCGCTTAGAGCAGGAGGGGAAGATAGGTAGCGTTGCACCTCGTCATATCAGTTTTCAGGGGGGGATTCACGATCCGACTCCGCTGGTAGAAAAGACCGCTCCGGAAGCAGTGCGAAGCCTGAGGGAAGATCAGGTTGACCTCGCTATTCTTACCCCGGCCTGA
- a CDS encoding GntR family transcriptional regulator, protein MKIKKSLYKTIYDDLVNKILSGTFKGGEQLPSEAELDKKYNASRTPVRQALKQLENDGFIYRLQGRGSFVSNRRPTELWTKMTGFRSQYLDNWEKISAKTIAIDYFENKKISSILGIDEDYKLIHLKRVRYFDNKPVIYLEHFVSPKIPYSIFEKDENFISLGHLLKEHLDIEIVGAEEEIEAVNASKEIAKHLEVNENASLLKVTRFSYDEEENPIDINIYYVNTEEWKYKVSFTQEGGSYEDF, encoded by the coding sequence TTGAAAATTAAAAAATCACTTTATAAAACCATTTATGATGACTTAGTAAATAAAATTCTGTCTGGAACCTTCAAGGGAGGGGAGCAATTACCATCTGAAGCCGAGTTGGACAAAAAATATAATGCGAGTAGAACCCCTGTGAGACAGGCTTTAAAACAATTGGAAAACGATGGATTTATATATCGTTTACAAGGGAGAGGATCCTTTGTTTCTAATAGAAGACCAACTGAACTTTGGACTAAAATGACAGGGTTTAGAAGTCAATATCTAGATAATTGGGAAAAAATATCTGCAAAAACAATCGCCATAGATTATTTTGAAAATAAAAAGATATCTTCTATTTTAGGTATTGACGAGGATTATAAATTAATTCACCTAAAAAGAGTAAGATATTTTGATAACAAACCAGTAATATATTTAGAGCATTTTGTAAGTCCTAAAATCCCTTATAGTATTTTTGAAAAAGATGAAAATTTCATTTCATTGGGACATCTTCTTAAAGAACATTTAGATATTGAAATTGTTGGCGCAGAAGAAGAAATAGAGGCGGTGAATGCGAGTAAAGAAATAGCAAAACATTTGGAAGTTAATGAAAACGCATCTCTATTAAAGGTAACAAGATTTTCATATGATGAGGAAGAAAATCCGATTGATATCAATATTTATTACGTCAATACCGAAGAATGGAAATATAAAGTTAGTTTCACGCAGGAGGGTGGTAGTTATGAGGATTTTTAA
- the sucD gene encoding succinate--CoA ligase subunit alpha, whose product MSILVNENSKIIIQGITGKVGRSFCERMVKFNSPLVAGVTPGKGGEFVNHVPVYDCVDEAVKKKNADTSFITIPAMMVKQAVFEAIDAGIKLIVIYTEGVTKQDSLDIVQYAKLKDVMVLGPNSAGVVSPSQANVSDLHDSILEKGKIGIVSRSGTLTYEVIEILKEMRLGVSTVVCIGGDPIVGLQHVDVLELFEKDPETESIIYIGEIGGRDEYESAPIIKSMKKEVFALIAGVYAPDGKRMGHAGAIIQSESETAKEKQKVLKNSGAKVVHVLTELKNELKDHYLFV is encoded by the coding sequence ATGTCCATTTTAGTAAATGAAAATTCTAAAATTATTATACAAGGAATCACAGGTAAAGTGGGTAGGTCGTTTTGTGAAAGAATGGTTAAATTTAATTCTCCATTAGTTGCAGGAGTAACGCCTGGTAAAGGAGGAGAATTTGTCAATCATGTACCCGTTTATGACTGTGTAGACGAAGCAGTAAAAAAGAAAAACGCTGACACATCCTTTATTACGATACCGGCAATGATGGTAAAACAAGCTGTTTTTGAAGCGATTGATGCTGGAATTAAGTTAATTGTTATTTATACGGAGGGTGTAACGAAACAGGACAGTTTGGATATTGTGCAGTATGCAAAGCTGAAAGATGTAATGGTATTAGGTCCTAATTCAGCGGGGGTAGTTTCACCATCCCAAGCAAACGTAAGTGATTTACACGATTCTATTCTAGAAAAAGGAAAGATAGGAATTGTCTCAAGAAGTGGAACTTTGACGTATGAAGTAATTGAGATATTAAAAGAAATGAGATTAGGTGTAAGTACTGTAGTTTGTATAGGAGGGGATCCTATTGTAGGTCTACAACACGTTGACGTTTTAGAATTATTTGAAAAAGATCCAGAAACAGAGTCAATTATTTATATTGGTGAGATAGGTGGACGTGATGAATACGAATCTGCCCCAATTATTAAATCGATGAAAAAAGAGGTTTTTGCATTAATTGCTGGGGTATATGCTCCTGATGGAAAGAGAATGGGGCATGCCGGAGCTATTATTCAATCGGAATCTGAAACTGCAAAAGAAAAACAAAAAGTTTTAAAAAATTCTGGAGCAAAAGTTGTTCATGTACTTACAGAATTAAAGAATGAACTAAAAGATCATTATTTATTTGTTTAA
- a CDS encoding TRAP transporter fused permease subunit — MRIFKGNLAIGFSIWALIILVFHLYTSYFGTYSPKVQRSLHLFFLLPLAFLVFPSRKSNTQKNKPTILDWILAVISLIPSFYLFMNADSLNMRIEQVDEVTTTQIILGTLMVGLVLEACRRAVSFVFAIVVAVFFTYIFIAPFLPGMFNARQMSFDRVIEVVYLTSDQGIYGFLTGISSNILFVFIAFAAIMLRSGVGKYFMDVAIFLTGRFRGGPAKIAVLSSGLYGSISGSSVSDVYSTGSFSIPLMKKIGYPSTKAGAIEAVASAGGPLIPPVMGAGAFIMAEMTSTSYTTIIKAAILGAIIYYIGILATVHFEAVALNLPKLPDEWKVKYQVILKNSPYLIPFGAMVYSLFTGLSPAKSAVISIGVCIVIWFIMSKGKININDFIEGVNYAARGATVIAAALAGAGIIVAVLTQTGAALAMSNIILAYSFGNIWLALILIMLVTLILGAGIPTTPAYVITATVATGALAAFHIPVLTSHLFVFYFAILADITPPVGVTAFAAANISGSPPMKTALMTPKFAFAGFLVPFLFIFSPELLLSEQSSLFEILFTFIVTSIAVILFASVIVGYLFQKLSMIKRLLLLIGVFVSISNIFLISVVGILLLFGLLAFEFYIFKTKQAKPSHSLKEGIAKENY, encoded by the coding sequence ATGAGGATTTTTAAGGGGAATCTGGCAATTGGATTTTCGATATGGGCATTAATTATTTTAGTGTTTCATCTATACACTTCTTATTTTGGTACATATTCACCAAAAGTCCAAAGGTCATTGCATTTATTCTTCCTACTTCCCTTAGCCTTTTTGGTCTTTCCTTCACGTAAAAGTAACACCCAAAAAAATAAACCAACGATCTTAGATTGGATCTTAGCGGTTATTAGTTTAATACCGAGTTTCTATTTATTTATGAACGCAGATAGCTTAAATATGCGAATAGAGCAAGTGGATGAGGTTACGACTACACAAATTATTTTAGGTACACTTATGGTTGGTTTGGTGCTAGAAGCATGTAGGCGTGCTGTTTCCTTTGTTTTTGCTATAGTTGTTGCAGTGTTCTTCACCTATATTTTTATTGCACCATTTTTGCCGGGTATGTTCAATGCAAGGCAAATGTCGTTTGATAGGGTGATTGAAGTTGTGTATTTAACAAGTGATCAAGGGATTTATGGCTTTCTTACAGGAATATCAAGCAATATACTCTTTGTGTTTATAGCTTTTGCAGCGATCATGCTTAGATCCGGGGTTGGGAAATATTTTATGGATGTTGCCATTTTTTTAACCGGTCGTTTTCGTGGAGGTCCTGCAAAAATTGCTGTTTTATCAAGTGGCCTTTACGGAAGTATAAGCGGTAGTTCTGTTTCTGATGTTTATTCTACTGGTAGTTTTAGTATCCCGTTAATGAAAAAGATTGGTTATCCATCAACTAAAGCTGGAGCAATTGAAGCTGTCGCTAGTGCAGGAGGCCCCTTGATTCCACCTGTTATGGGGGCAGGAGCCTTTATTATGGCTGAAATGACATCAACGAGCTATACCACTATTATAAAAGCAGCCATATTAGGTGCCATTATTTATTACATAGGGATCTTAGCTACGGTACATTTTGAGGCAGTTGCTTTAAATTTACCAAAGCTTCCTGATGAATGGAAAGTTAAATATCAAGTGATATTAAAAAATTCACCATATCTCATTCCGTTTGGTGCAATGGTTTATTCTTTATTTACAGGATTATCTCCGGCAAAAAGTGCTGTTATATCAATAGGTGTATGTATTGTAATATGGTTTATTATGTCAAAGGGAAAGATAAATATTAATGATTTTATAGAGGGCGTAAATTATGCCGCTCGAGGTGCTACCGTAATAGCGGCTGCTCTTGCTGGTGCTGGAATAATAGTAGCTGTTTTGACTCAAACTGGGGCAGCATTGGCAATGAGTAATATTATTTTGGCTTATTCATTCGGCAACATTTGGTTAGCACTAATATTGATTATGCTTGTTACCTTGATCTTAGGGGCAGGTATACCAACAACCCCAGCCTATGTTATAACCGCAACCGTTGCAACTGGAGCGTTAGCTGCTTTTCATATACCAGTTTTAACATCGCATTTGTTTGTCTTTTACTTTGCAATTTTGGCAGATATTACTCCACCCGTTGGAGTGACTGCATTTGCAGCTGCCAACATTTCAGGTTCTCCACCAATGAAGACTGCATTAATGACACCAAAATTTGCATTCGCAGGATTTCTTGTACCATTTCTCTTTATTTTCAGCCCAGAGTTATTATTGTCAGAACAATCTTCTTTATTTGAAATTTTATTTACCTTTATTGTAACCTCTATTGCCGTAATACTGTTTGCATCCGTTATAGTGGGATACTTGTTCCAAAAATTATCTATGATTAAACGGTTGTTGTTATTGATAGGGGTGTTTGTTTCTATTAGTAATATATTTTTAATTTCAGTTGTCGGAATATTATTACTATTCGGGCTTCTAGCGTTTGAATTTTATATCTTTAAAACCAAACAAGCAAAACCAAGCCATTCATTAAAGGAGGGGATTGCAAAAGAAAACTATTAA
- a CDS encoding GbsR/MarR family transcriptional regulator, whose amino-acid sequence MDENGQPSAESKINHAEKEVINAIAETMDLYGITPSIGRLYATMYFKQHPMTLDEMKDELGMTKPSMSTAVRNLQDINIVRKIWQKGSRKDHFVAEKNFFKYFGHFFGSKWNREAELNLFAIKQAEYLLQEVIEDEKNEESLKERARQDLEQLEEYKKYCYWLQQLVDSIESGEIFDFLPVDNSNSKG is encoded by the coding sequence ATGGACGAAAACGGACAACCGTCCGCTGAATCAAAAATTAACCATGCCGAAAAAGAAGTCATTAATGCCATTGCCGAAACGATGGATTTGTACGGTATAACCCCGTCAATTGGCCGACTCTATGCCACAATGTACTTTAAACAGCATCCAATGACCCTTGATGAAATGAAAGACGAGCTTGGCATGACTAAACCTAGTATGAGCACAGCGGTCCGCAATTTACAAGACATCAACATTGTTCGGAAAATATGGCAAAAAGGCTCAAGGAAGGACCATTTCGTGGCTGAGAAAAACTTTTTCAAATATTTCGGCCACTTTTTCGGAAGTAAATGGAACAGGGAAGCCGAGTTAAACCTTTTCGCCATTAAACAGGCAGAATATCTACTTCAAGAAGTCATAGAAGATGAAAAAAACGAAGAAAGTTTAAAGGAAAGGGCTAGACAAGACCTTGAACAGTTAGAGGAGTACAAGAAATACTGTTACTGGCTTCAACAACTTGTGGATTCAATCGAGTCTGGTGAAATTTTTGACTTTTTACCAGTGGACAATTCAAATTCAAAGGGATAA
- a CDS encoding ATP-grasp domain-containing protein yields MKLYEYEGKELFKKYNIPVPVGELLSTNPLTLNYPMIAKAQVLTGGRGKAGGIKEVKNEREFKRITQELIGMKIKEETVTHIYLEEKISYQEEFYLSIIIDRNKKCPVLIVSRQGGVDIENVPDEEILFININPLIGLQTYMIRKASLFLNVNYDLLSDLLLKLWDLYKKEQAELVEINPLFFEGKNQFIAGDAKVILETKHNELPLKLGRNSKTFESRCEELGASGVELNGEVAVITSGAGLGMATFDIVSSKKGTVRAVVDLGGHVIHDILKAQSLIKEIKKLKPKIYLFNFYFQLASCKILSLAIAKELGNSSIPVIVRLKGQDEDHSKKILSPFNNIVLADNLEHACDLVQKPLFQGEK; encoded by the coding sequence ATGAAGTTATATGAATATGAAGGGAAGGAATTGTTCAAAAAGTATAATATTCCAGTCCCAGTTGGTGAGTTACTTTCAACAAATCCGCTTACTTTAAACTATCCAATGATAGCAAAAGCCCAAGTGTTAACGGGCGGAAGAGGTAAAGCTGGAGGAATAAAAGAAGTAAAAAATGAACGGGAATTTAAGCGTATAACACAGGAACTAATTGGAATGAAGATTAAAGAAGAAACGGTAACACATATCTACCTAGAAGAAAAGATTTCTTATCAAGAAGAATTTTATTTATCTATTATTATTGATAGAAATAAAAAATGCCCTGTTCTCATTGTTAGTAGACAGGGTGGAGTAGATATTGAAAACGTACCAGATGAGGAAATTCTTTTTATAAATATTAACCCACTAATAGGCTTGCAGACATACATGATTCGTAAAGCTTCTTTGTTTTTGAATGTGAACTATGACCTGCTATCCGATTTACTTCTTAAACTATGGGATCTCTATAAAAAGGAACAAGCAGAACTTGTAGAGATAAATCCACTATTTTTTGAGGGAAAGAATCAATTTATTGCCGGTGATGCTAAAGTTATTTTAGAAACCAAGCATAACGAATTGCCCTTAAAGCTAGGCAGAAATAGTAAAACATTTGAATCAAGGTGTGAAGAATTAGGTGCCTCGGGTGTTGAGTTAAACGGTGAAGTAGCAGTTATTACAAGTGGCGCTGGCCTGGGCATGGCTACATTTGATATCGTTTCTTCAAAGAAAGGGACAGTAAGGGCTGTTGTAGATTTAGGGGGGCATGTAATCCACGACATACTCAAAGCTCAAAGTCTTATTAAAGAAATTAAAAAATTAAAACCTAAAATCTACCTTTTTAATTTTTATTTTCAGTTGGCGAGTTGTAAGATTCTTTCATTAGCCATAGCAAAGGAATTAGGGAATTCATCAATTCCTGTAATTGTTAGGCTAAAGGGTCAAGACGAAGATCATTCCAAGAAGATTTTATCTCCATTTAACAATATAGTCTTAGCTGACAATTTAGAACATGCATGTGATTTAGTACAAAAACCTCTTTTTCAGGGGGAAAAGTAA
- a CDS encoding ABC transporter ATP-binding protein encodes MIQLTNVTKRYLSKVALQDVNLELEKGKIIGLVGENGSGKSTTLKLIAGLTQPTKGSVTVNAMEVTRRIASHVSYLSELDEFYGFYNVGETMDFYASQFADFNMEKAEKIRSHMKIDRNAKVKHLSKGNRGRLKIVLTLAREVPVILMDEPLSGLDPMVRDSIVKGLISFIDLEKQMVLITTHEIREIEMVLDEVIAIKDGDIIGHHNVDQLRMENGMGIVEWMTKAYE; translated from the coding sequence ATGATTCAGTTGACTAATGTAACCAAAAGATATTTATCCAAAGTAGCTTTGCAAGATGTGAACCTGGAATTGGAAAAAGGGAAGATCATTGGACTTGTCGGCGAAAATGGTAGTGGAAAATCAACGACACTGAAGTTGATCGCTGGACTTACTCAACCTACAAAAGGTTCAGTTACCGTAAATGCTATGGAAGTGACACGTCGGATCGCCAGTCACGTCTCTTACCTTTCAGAACTGGATGAATTCTATGGATTTTACAATGTTGGAGAGACGATGGATTTTTACGCTTCTCAATTTGCAGATTTTAATATGGAAAAAGCAGAAAAGATCCGCTCACACATGAAGATAGATCGTAACGCCAAGGTGAAGCACTTATCCAAAGGAAACCGAGGAAGATTGAAAATCGTACTGACACTCGCCCGTGAAGTACCCGTAATCTTAATGGATGAACCATTATCTGGGCTTGATCCAATGGTCCGGGACTCCATCGTAAAAGGATTGATTTCGTTCATTGATCTGGAAAAACAGATGGTTCTGATTACGACACACGAAATCAGAGAGATTGAAATGGTTTTGGATGAAGTGATTGCCATCAAGGATGGAGACATCATCGGACACCACAATGTCGATCAGCTCCGCATGGAGAACGGAATGGGAATCGTCGAATGGATGACAAAGGCATACGAATAA